A part of Allorhodopirellula heiligendammensis genomic DNA contains:
- a CDS encoding IS110 family transposase gives MKILALDLGKFNSVCCLFDSKTRKTQFVTTPTTREHFAAIFKDTKADLVVMEACGPSGWINDLAQHQGHETLVCSTNEEAWRWANVKRKTDRDDALKLARMAAMGELKGVHTPSLQHREFRSLVKYRKTLDGRINKTKNAIRAWFVNHGIEIATGEKAWYSGREHINSFRKPLADCGPDELWKGELDIELTILDSLAEQLTGVVKKLEAIGKNDERIKRVQTIPGVGPRTAEILVACLDDPHRFENGRQVSAYFGLVPRQYQSGETDRNGRITKRGNPLARTILVECAWASLRYNPWAKGVYERICGKQKTRKKKAAIALARKIAVIAWAMLRDEKDWDPKQMIQVTESFGRMPAGLKDSLQNMKPKENADQRKSRLRKEARAAREAAESRASKTTGQNPVKRTTTGSAKPTAAKRNATISAATRSPRSTSQPNGKRQTKTPSHGEQESQYRVTDAPTSA, from the coding sequence ATGAAGATTCTCGCACTGGACCTCGGAAAATTCAACTCCGTTTGCTGCCTTTTCGACTCGAAAACTCGCAAAACGCAGTTTGTCACGACACCCACTACGAGAGAACACTTCGCTGCCATCTTCAAGGACACCAAGGCCGATCTGGTCGTCATGGAGGCCTGCGGCCCCTCGGGATGGATCAATGATCTGGCACAACATCAAGGGCATGAAACACTCGTCTGCTCCACCAACGAAGAAGCCTGGCGGTGGGCCAACGTCAAACGGAAAACTGACCGAGACGACGCTCTCAAGCTCGCTCGGATGGCCGCCATGGGCGAACTCAAAGGCGTCCACACGCCTTCACTGCAACACCGCGAGTTCCGATCGCTTGTCAAATACCGCAAGACCCTCGACGGACGAATCAACAAAACCAAGAACGCCATCCGTGCGTGGTTCGTCAACCACGGGATCGAGATCGCAACCGGCGAGAAAGCCTGGTACTCCGGTCGCGAGCACATCAACTCGTTTCGCAAACCCCTGGCTGACTGTGGACCTGACGAACTTTGGAAAGGAGAACTCGACATCGAACTGACCATTCTCGATTCGCTGGCCGAGCAACTCACCGGTGTCGTCAAGAAGCTCGAAGCGATCGGCAAGAATGACGAACGCATCAAGCGAGTCCAAACGATCCCTGGAGTCGGACCACGAACCGCTGAAATCCTGGTCGCGTGTCTGGACGACCCTCACCGCTTTGAAAACGGTCGCCAAGTGTCGGCGTACTTCGGCTTGGTTCCACGGCAGTATCAATCTGGCGAAACGGATCGCAACGGACGCATTACCAAGCGAGGCAATCCACTGGCACGAACGATCCTCGTCGAATGTGCTTGGGCGTCGCTGCGGTACAACCCGTGGGCCAAGGGCGTCTACGAAAGGATCTGTGGCAAACAAAAAACACGCAAAAAGAAAGCTGCGATCGCGTTGGCTCGCAAGATCGCCGTGATCGCCTGGGCGATGCTACGAGACGAAAAGGATTGGGATCCCAAGCAAATGATCCAGGTCACTGAATCGTTCGGAAGGATGCCGGCGGGGCTCAAGGACTCACTGCAGAACATGAAACCCAAAGAGAATGCAGATCAGCGAAAAAGTCGTCTTCGCAAGGAAGCCCGCGCGGCGAGAGAGGCCGCCGAGAGCCGTGCTTCAAAAACAACTGGGCAGAATCCCGTGAAGAGAACGACCACTGGATCTGCTAAGCCGACCGCCGCCAAACGCAATGCGACCATCTCGGCGGCAACACGCTCGCCTCGGTCTACTTCTCAACCAAACGGGAAACGACAAACGAAAACTCCAAGCCACGGCGAGCAAGAAAGCCAGTATCGCGTGACTGATGCTCCGACATCGGCGTAA